In Proteus vulgaris, one DNA window encodes the following:
- the pncB gene encoding nicotinate phosphoribosyltransferase: MILDATPIITSLLDTDAYKLHMQQAVYHHYSDIPVVAEFRCRSDERLGEYATTLRHQVNMMADLSLTNEEFDYLQSLPFFKNDYLQWFKHFRFKPEQVHISTTPENQLAIKITGPWREVILWEVPLLALVSEIVHRARSPQITPDDAVNQLRKLIDIFYRDAAEQQIDLADFKLMDFGTRRRFSYDVQCAIVDELKNHFPYLIGTSNYHFAERMQLAPVGTQAHEWFQAHQQISPELANSQRAALQSWLDEYPDQLGIALTDCITMDAFLRDFDKAFAESYQGLRHDSGDPIEWGEKAIAHYEKLGIDPMSKVLVFSDSLDFQKALVLYKHFHKRIRLIFGIGTRLTCNIPEITPLNIVIKLVECNGKPVAKLSDSPGKTICEDDDFVDKLRKAFDVPLVKQAC; this comes from the coding sequence ATGATTTTAGACGCTACACCGATTATTACATCACTGTTGGATACCGATGCATACAAGCTCCACATGCAGCAAGCGGTTTACCATCATTATAGTGATATTCCTGTCGTTGCTGAGTTCCGTTGTCGGAGTGATGAACGTCTAGGTGAATATGCAACAACCTTACGCCATCAAGTTAATATGATGGCAGACTTGTCATTAACGAATGAAGAATTTGACTATCTTCAGAGTCTCCCTTTTTTCAAAAATGACTATCTGCAATGGTTTAAGCATTTTCGTTTTAAACCAGAACAAGTCCATATTTCAACCACACCTGAAAACCAACTTGCCATTAAAATCACAGGCCCTTGGCGTGAAGTTATTTTATGGGAAGTACCTTTGTTGGCTTTAGTGAGTGAAATTGTACATCGTGCTCGTTCACCTCAAATCACACCAGATGACGCAGTTAATCAATTACGTAAACTAATTGATATTTTCTACCGTGATGCCGCTGAACAGCAGATTGACTTAGCCGATTTTAAATTAATGGATTTTGGTACTCGTCGCCGTTTTTCTTATGATGTGCAGTGCGCCATTGTGGATGAGCTGAAAAATCATTTCCCTTATCTTATTGGTACAAGTAACTATCATTTTGCAGAACGCATGCAATTAGCCCCTGTGGGTACACAAGCTCATGAGTGGTTTCAGGCACATCAGCAAATTAGCCCAGAGCTGGCCAATAGTCAGCGCGCAGCTTTACAATCTTGGTTAGATGAATACCCCGATCAATTAGGTATTGCATTAACAGACTGTATTACGATGGATGCTTTTTTGCGTGATTTTGATAAGGCCTTTGCAGAGAGCTATCAAGGTTTACGTCACGACTCTGGTGATCCTATTGAATGGGGTGAAAAAGCGATTGCGCATTATGAGAAACTGGGTATCGACCCAATGAGTAAAGTATTAGTCTTTTCTGATAGCCTCGATTTTCAAAAGGCATTAGTACTTTATAAGCATTTCCATAAACGTATTCGTTTAATCTTTGGTATTGGTACTCGACTCACCTGTAACATTCCAGAGATAACACCACTTAATATTGTCATTAAGCTGGTGGAGTGTAATGGTAAGCCAGTTGCTAAATTATCAGATAGTCCAGGCAAAACGATTTGCGAAGACGACGATTTTGTTGACAAGCTACGCAAAGCCTTTGATGTTCCACTTGTCAAACAAGCCTGTTAA
- the asnS gene encoding asparagine--tRNA ligase, with protein sequence MIVAPVVDVLQGRIAVGEDVTVRGWVRTRRDSKAGISFLTVYDGSCFNPVQAIINNNLPNYQDEVLHLTTGCSVEVTGKIVESPGQGQNFEIHATNVVVVGMVDDPETYPMAAKRHSIEYLREVAHLRPRTNLIGAVARVRHTLAQALHRFFDEQGFFWVSTPLITAADTEGAGEMFRVSTLDMNNLPRTDKGEVDFSEDFFGREAFLTVSGQLNGETYASALSKVYTFGPTFRAENSNTSRHLAEFWMVEPEVAFADLNDIAALAEKMLKYTFAAVLAERKDDMEFFAQRVDKDAITRLENFITSDFAQIDYTDAVTVLENCGEKFENPVYWGVDLSSEHERYLAEKHFKAPVVVKNYPKDIKAFYMRMNEDGKTVAAMDVLAPGIGEIIGGSQREERLDMFDKRLEEMGMNKEDYWWYRDLRRYGTVPHSGFGLGFERLVAYVTGVANVREVIPFPRTPRNADF encoded by the coding sequence ATGATCGTTGCGCCTGTAGTCGACGTACTGCAAGGCCGTATCGCGGTTGGCGAAGACGTCACCGTTCGCGGTTGGGTACGTACAAGAAGAGATTCAAAAGCTGGTATCTCATTTCTTACCGTCTATGACGGTTCCTGCTTTAATCCAGTACAGGCCATCATTAATAATAATTTACCGAATTATCAAGATGAAGTGCTGCACTTAACCACAGGTTGTTCTGTGGAAGTCACCGGTAAAATTGTTGAATCTCCGGGCCAGGGACAGAACTTTGAAATTCACGCCACCAATGTTGTTGTGGTAGGAATGGTCGATGATCCGGAAACTTATCCGATGGCCGCCAAACGTCATAGTATTGAGTACCTGCGTGAAGTTGCTCACCTTCGTCCTCGCACTAACTTAATTGGTGCAGTTGCTCGTGTTCGCCACACATTAGCACAAGCACTACATCGTTTCTTCGATGAACAAGGTTTCTTCTGGGTTTCGACGCCACTAATTACAGCGGCTGATACAGAAGGTGCTGGTGAAATGTTCCGTGTCTCTACACTTGATATGAACAATCTGCCACGTACAGATAAAGGCGAAGTTGATTTCAGTGAAGACTTTTTTGGCCGTGAAGCGTTTTTAACCGTATCAGGTCAATTAAATGGTGAGACTTATGCCTCTGCATTAAGCAAAGTGTATACTTTCGGCCCAACATTCCGTGCTGAAAACTCAAATACCAGTCGTCACCTTGCTGAATTCTGGATGGTTGAGCCTGAAGTGGCATTTGCTGATCTTAACGATATCGCAGCACTTGCTGAAAAAATGCTGAAATACACCTTTGCAGCCGTATTAGCAGAGCGTAAAGATGATATGGAATTCTTTGCACAACGTGTCGATAAAGACGCTATCACACGCTTAGAGAATTTTATCACCTCTGATTTTGCTCAAATTGATTATACCGATGCAGTTACTGTGCTTGAAAACTGTGGTGAGAAATTTGAAAACCCAGTTTATTGGGGTGTTGACCTCTCTTCTGAGCATGAGCGTTATCTTGCAGAGAAACACTTTAAAGCACCTGTTGTTGTGAAAAACTACCCGAAAGATATCAAAGCATTCTATATGCGTATGAACGAAGACGGTAAAACCGTTGCAGCAATGGATGTATTAGCACCAGGAATTGGTGAGATCATTGGTGGTTCTCAGCGTGAAGAGCGTTTAGATATGTTTGATAAACGTTTAGAAGAAATGGGAATGAATAAAGAAGACTACTGGTGGTATCGCGACCTACGTCGTTATGGCACAGTACCTCATTCAGGTTTCGGTTTAGGTTTTGAACGTTTAGTTGCTTATGTGACCGGTGTCGCAAACGTTCGTGAAGTTATTCCGTTCCCACGCACACCAAGAAATGCAGATTTTTAA
- a CDS encoding YcbX family protein codes for MINVSRLYIHPVKSMKGIRLSHAFARESGFTFDRDFMITTPEGTFITARKFPVLLCFIPTVMANGIYIQAPDGEAIAITYQDFETTLQPTEVWGNHFTAYVAPDEINQWFSRYLNMDVQLRWTGEKSTRRVKKNPETSVSFADGYPYLLINEASFQYLQQRCPASINIEQFRGNILITGAKPFEEDTWQTIRVGSVVMDLMKPCSRCIMTTISIDKGVKHPNTEPLATLQTFRSDETGDVDFGQNVIIRQTGIIRVGDTVEVLAYKKAKQYLVTAPIETQLTPIVENTQEQAVSIEFNGEVFEGNNQEVLLEQLENNGYTIPYSCRAGLCGSCLIQLDEGDVNALKAGAIKRAGKILACSCIPKSNVKLSFNKK; via the coding sequence ATGATCAACGTTTCACGCCTTTATATACACCCAGTTAAATCAATGAAGGGAATTCGCCTTTCTCATGCATTTGCTCGTGAGAGCGGATTCACGTTTGATCGCGATTTTATGATAACTACCCCTGAAGGGACTTTTATCACGGCACGAAAATTTCCCGTTTTGCTGTGTTTTATTCCCACTGTCATGGCAAATGGTATTTATATTCAAGCACCTGATGGTGAGGCTATAGCTATCACTTATCAAGATTTTGAGACCACATTGCAACCGACAGAAGTTTGGGGCAACCATTTTACCGCGTATGTGGCTCCAGATGAAATAAATCAGTGGTTCAGTCGTTATTTAAATATGGATGTTCAACTTCGTTGGACTGGCGAAAAATCGACGCGCCGAGTGAAGAAAAATCCGGAAACCTCTGTTTCTTTTGCTGATGGTTACCCTTACTTATTAATTAATGAAGCCTCATTTCAATACTTACAACAGCGTTGCCCCGCTTCAATTAATATTGAGCAATTTCGAGGTAATATCCTCATAACAGGTGCAAAGCCTTTTGAAGAAGATACTTGGCAGACTATTCGTGTTGGTTCTGTTGTGATGGATCTGATGAAACCTTGTAGCCGTTGCATTATGACTACAATTAGTATTGATAAAGGCGTTAAACATCCTAACACAGAACCACTTGCAACACTGCAAACATTCCGTAGTGATGAAACAGGTGATGTCGATTTTGGTCAAAATGTCATCATTCGCCAAACTGGCATTATTCGTGTGGGAGATACTGTTGAGGTATTAGCTTATAAAAAAGCAAAACAGTATCTTGTAACAGCTCCTATTGAAACACAATTAACACCTATTGTTGAAAACACACAAGAACAGGCTGTCAGTATTGAATTTAATGGTGAAGTTTTTGAAGGCAATAATCAAGAAGTGCTATTAGAGCAACTTGAGAATAATGGCTATACCATCCCTTATAGTTGTCGAGCTGGTCTTTGTGGCTCTTGTCTAATTCAATTAGATGAAGGTGATGTTAACGCATTAAAAGCAGGAGCCATTAAACGTGCAGGTAAAATTTTAGCGTGCAGTTGCATACCTAAAAGTAATGTAAAACTTTCATTTAACAAAAAATAA
- the pepN gene encoding aminopeptidase N, with product MTQQRIAKFRKDYRAPDYTITDLHLDFILDKENTQVTAISQCKRLNSNATALVLDGEDLTLKSISVNDVAWTHYKEENGKLIIEQLPEQFTLKIINEINPSANTALEGLYVSGDALCTQCEAEGFRHITYYLDRPDVLARYTTTITADKKQYPYLLSNGNRIAQGELEDGRHWVTWEDPHPKPSYLFAVVAGDFDVLRDIFITKSGREVALELFVDKGNLDRADWAMTSLKNAMAWDQSRFNLEYDLDIYMIVAVDFFNMGAMENKGLNVFNSKYVLAKSETATDKDYLGIESVIGHEYFHNWTGNRITCRDWFQLSLKEGLTVFRDQEFSSDLGSRSVNRINNVRVMRTAQFAEDASPMAHPIRPDSVIEMNNFYTLTVYEKGSEVIRMIHTLLGEEKFQAGIQMYIHRHDGSAATCDDFIQAMEDASNVDLTLFRRWYSQSGTPQLTVRDSYDVNKKQYTLTVSQMTPPTADQAEKQALHIPLDIELYDHKGNVIPLRSQGQAISNVLNVVREEQQFVFDDVPEQPIPSLLREFSAPVKLDYPFTDEQLSFLMKYARNAFSRWDAAQSLLGRYIKENVTRVQKGENCILPEMVIDAFRAVLLDKDIDPALAALILTLPTDVEAGESFSIIDPIAIHEVLGFIRKTLATEMADEFSAVYHSMHIDAYRVNHEDIAKRDLRNVCLGYLAVENEQTGNKLVDAQYHNSDNMTDALAALHAAVMAQLPCKDTLLQEFDDKWHQDGLVMDKWFSLQAMSPAKDVLQKVRSLLSHRSFTLANPNRTRALIGAFVNNNPVAFHAEDGSGYLLLTEILTDLNSRNPQVASRLIEPFIRLKRYDATRQEKMRAELLKLKALENLSGDLYEKITKALAD from the coding sequence ATGACACAACAAAGAATCGCGAAATTTCGCAAAGATTATCGTGCCCCTGACTACACAATCACCGATTTACATCTTGATTTTATCTTAGATAAAGAAAACACTCAGGTTACAGCAATCAGCCAATGTAAACGTCTAAACTCAAATGCGACAGCATTAGTATTAGATGGTGAAGATTTAACATTAAAATCAATTTCAGTTAATGATGTTGCTTGGACACACTATAAAGAAGAAAACGGCAAACTCATCATTGAACAATTACCAGAGCAATTTACATTAAAAATTATCAATGAAATTAATCCATCAGCCAATACAGCATTAGAAGGGCTGTATGTGTCAGGTGATGCATTGTGTACACAATGCGAAGCTGAAGGTTTCCGTCATATTACTTATTATTTAGATAGACCTGATGTGCTAGCTCGTTACACCACGACAATCACCGCAGATAAAAAACAGTATCCTTATTTATTATCTAATGGTAACCGCATCGCACAAGGTGAACTTGAAGATGGACGTCATTGGGTAACATGGGAAGATCCACATCCAAAACCAAGTTATTTATTTGCGGTTGTTGCAGGTGATTTTGATGTACTACGAGATATTTTTATCACCAAAAGCGGTCGTGAAGTTGCTTTAGAGCTTTTTGTTGATAAAGGTAATTTAGATCGTGCAGATTGGGCAATGACATCATTAAAAAATGCGATGGCATGGGATCAATCTCGCTTTAATTTAGAATACGATCTTGATATCTATATGATAGTTGCTGTTGATTTCTTTAATATGGGTGCAATGGAGAATAAAGGGCTGAATGTCTTTAACTCTAAATATGTACTAGCGAAAAGTGAAACGGCAACTGACAAAGATTACTTAGGCATTGAGTCTGTTATTGGTCATGAATATTTCCATAACTGGACAGGTAACCGCATTACTTGTCGCGATTGGTTCCAATTAAGCCTAAAAGAAGGCTTAACGGTTTTCCGTGACCAAGAATTCAGTTCAGATTTAGGCTCTCGCTCCGTTAACCGTATCAATAATGTACGAGTAATGCGTACTGCTCAGTTCGCAGAAGATGCAAGCCCAATGGCACATCCAATTCGTCCTGATAGTGTGATCGAAATGAACAACTTCTATACTTTAACAGTATATGAAAAAGGTTCAGAAGTGATCAGAATGATCCATACCTTATTAGGTGAAGAGAAATTCCAAGCGGGTATTCAAATGTATATTCATCGTCACGATGGTAGTGCTGCAACCTGTGACGATTTTATTCAAGCGATGGAAGATGCTTCTAATGTTGATCTTACTTTATTCCGTCGTTGGTATAGTCAATCAGGTACACCACAACTGACAGTACGTGACAGCTATGATGTGAATAAAAAGCAATACACCTTAACTGTTAGTCAAATGACACCACCAACAGCTGATCAAGCAGAAAAACAAGCACTACATATTCCATTAGATATTGAATTGTATGATCATAAAGGCAATGTGATCCCTCTGCGTTCACAAGGCCAGGCGATTTCTAATGTATTAAATGTCGTCCGTGAAGAACAACAATTTGTATTTGATGACGTTCCAGAACAGCCAATCCCCTCTTTATTACGTGAGTTTTCTGCACCTGTAAAACTTGATTATCCATTTACGGATGAACAATTATCCTTTTTAATGAAATATGCTCGTAATGCATTTTCTCGTTGGGATGCGGCACAATCATTGTTGGGGCGCTATATAAAAGAAAATGTTACTCGAGTTCAAAAGGGTGAAAACTGCATTCTTCCTGAAATGGTAATTGATGCTTTCCGTGCAGTATTGCTGGATAAAGATATCGATCCTGCATTAGCAGCACTTATTCTGACATTACCAACGGACGTTGAAGCGGGTGAGTCATTTAGCATTATCGATCCAATAGCTATTCATGAGGTGCTTGGTTTTATTCGTAAAACACTTGCAACTGAAATGGCAGATGAATTCTCTGCTGTTTACCATTCTATGCATATTGACGCTTATCGTGTTAATCATGAAGATATTGCAAAACGTGATTTACGTAATGTTTGCTTAGGTTATTTAGCGGTTGAAAATGAGCAAACAGGTAACAAACTTGTTGATGCACAATATCACAACAGCGATAACATGACTGATGCTCTTGCAGCACTTCATGCTGCTGTAATGGCGCAGTTACCTTGTAAAGATACGCTATTACAAGAGTTCGATGATAAATGGCATCAAGATGGATTAGTGATGGATAAATGGTTTAGCTTGCAAGCTATGAGCCCAGCAAAAGATGTGTTACAAAAAGTACGTAGTTTGTTATCTCATCGCTCATTTACACTAGCAAACCCTAACCGTACTCGTGCATTAATTGGCGCATTTGTAAATAATAACCCAGTCGCTTTCCATGCTGAAGATGGTTCCGGTTACTTATTATTGACTGAAATTCTGACTGACTTAAATAGCCGTAACCCACAAGTCGCTTCACGCCTTATTGAACCTTTTATTCGTTTAAAACGCTATGATGCAACACGTCAAGAAAAAATGCGTGCAGAGTTATTAAAACTGAAAGCACTTGAGAATTTATCAGGTGATCTCTATGAGAAAATTACCAAAGCGTTAGCTGATTAA
- the rlmKL gene encoding bifunctional 23S rRNA (guanine(2069)-N(7))-methyltransferase RlmK/23S rRNA (guanine(2445)-N(2))-methyltransferase RlmL has product MRSLFASTGRGLEELLKSELEHLGAQACQITQGGVYFRADDKTMYQSLLWSRLASRIMLPLNEFNVYSDLDLYLGVQAIDWSEIFTVNQTFAIHFNGTNDIIRNSQYGALKAKDAIVDSFQRKIGQRPDVAKQSPDIRLTIHLHKEKASLSLDLSGDGLHQRGYRDLTGQAPLKENLAAAIIMRSGWKTDTPLIDPMCGSGTLLIEAAMMATDCAPALNRVHWGFRHWLGHDEALWKEVTHEAFARFREGKKNTTARFYGFDVDKRVLDMARANARRADVADLITFAHGDAAKLTNPVSAEIKGTIISNPPYGERLESEPALIALHSQLGRAIKAHFPGWRLSLFSASPELLSCIQLRAEREFKAKNGPLDCVQKNYLLSDTPSTINTGLAEDFANRLRKNEKKLTKWAKQQQIECYRLYDADLPEYNVAVDRYGEKVVIQEYAPPKTINEHKARQRLFDVISATMEVLALRSDQLILKTRQRQKGKLQYEKMAEKGDFFLVNEFGAKFWVNLTDYLDTGLFLDHRIARKMLGEMSKGKDFLNLFAYTGTASVHAGIGGAKSTTTVDMSRTYLEWAEKNFQANGLSGRQHRLMQADCLQWLMQSNEQFDVIFIDPPTFSNSKRMENTFDVQRDHIELMKHLKRLLRKGGTIMFSNNKRGFKMEHEELAKIGLSAKEITQKTLSQDFARNRQIHNCWLLTHAGEE; this is encoded by the coding sequence ATGCGCTCTCTGTTTGCCAGCACAGGCCGAGGTCTGGAAGAACTATTAAAATCTGAACTTGAACACCTTGGTGCTCAGGCTTGCCAGATAACACAAGGCGGTGTTTATTTTCGTGCTGATGATAAAACCATGTATCAGTCTTTGCTTTGGAGTCGTTTAGCGTCACGTATTATGTTGCCGTTAAATGAATTCAATGTGTATAGTGATCTAGACTTATATCTTGGTGTGCAGGCAATTGATTGGAGTGAGATTTTTACTGTTAATCAGACCTTTGCTATCCATTTTAATGGTACTAATGACATTATTCGTAATAGCCAATATGGTGCATTAAAAGCAAAAGATGCCATCGTTGACTCATTTCAACGCAAAATAGGGCAACGTCCTGATGTGGCTAAACAATCTCCTGATATCCGCTTAACGATCCATCTTCATAAAGAAAAAGCATCACTCTCTTTAGACTTAAGTGGTGATGGCTTACATCAACGAGGTTATCGTGATTTAACCGGGCAAGCACCTTTAAAAGAAAATTTAGCGGCTGCGATCATTATGCGTTCTGGTTGGAAAACTGATACACCATTAATTGATCCAATGTGTGGCTCAGGAACATTATTAATTGAAGCTGCCATGATGGCAACAGACTGCGCTCCAGCATTAAATCGAGTTCATTGGGGCTTTCGTCATTGGTTAGGCCATGATGAAGCATTATGGAAAGAAGTCACTCATGAGGCTTTTGCTCGCTTTCGTGAAGGTAAAAAGAATACAACTGCCCGTTTTTATGGTTTTGATGTTGATAAACGTGTGTTGGATATGGCAAGAGCTAATGCGCGCAGAGCGGATGTTGCTGATTTAATTACGTTTGCTCATGGTGATGCGGCAAAACTGACTAATCCTGTATCAGCAGAAATAAAAGGAACAATTATCAGTAACCCGCCTTATGGTGAGCGTTTAGAAAGTGAGCCAGCACTAATTGCACTGCATAGTCAATTAGGAAGAGCTATAAAGGCACACTTCCCAGGTTGGCGATTATCATTATTTAGTGCATCACCTGAGTTATTGAGTTGTATTCAATTACGTGCAGAACGCGAGTTCAAAGCAAAAAATGGCCCTCTTGATTGCGTACAGAAAAACTATTTACTTTCTGATACCCCATCAACAATTAACACTGGGCTTGCTGAAGATTTTGCAAACCGTTTGCGTAAAAATGAGAAAAAACTCACGAAATGGGCAAAACAACAGCAAATTGAATGCTATCGCTTATACGATGCTGATTTACCTGAATATAATGTTGCCGTAGATCGTTATGGTGAAAAAGTCGTTATTCAAGAATATGCACCACCTAAAACAATTAATGAACATAAAGCACGCCAACGTTTGTTTGATGTTATTAGCGCTACGATGGAAGTATTAGCATTACGTTCTGATCAACTGATTTTAAAAACCCGTCAACGCCAAAAAGGTAAATTACAGTATGAAAAAATGGCAGAGAAGGGTGATTTCTTTTTAGTTAATGAGTTTGGTGCAAAATTTTGGGTAAATCTTACGGATTACCTCGATACAGGACTGTTTTTAGATCACCGTATTGCACGAAAAATGTTGGGTGAAATGAGCAAAGGAAAAGATTTCTTAAACCTCTTTGCTTATACCGGTACTGCATCTGTACACGCTGGAATTGGTGGTGCAAAAAGTACAACGACAGTTGATATGTCACGCACTTATCTTGAATGGGCGGAGAAAAACTTCCAAGCAAATGGCCTATCAGGTAGACAACATCGTTTAATGCAGGCTGATTGTTTACAATGGTTAATGCAAAGCAATGAACAATTTGATGTGATTTTTATCGATCCACCTACGTTTTCTAACTCAAAGCGTATGGAAAATACCTTTGATGTTCAACGTGATCATATTGAATTGATGAAACATCTAAAACGTTTGTTGAGAAAAGGTGGCACGATCATGTTCTCAAATAACAAACGTGGGTTCAAAATGGAACATGAAGAGTTAGCAAAAATAGGATTATCCGCAAAAGAGATAACACAGAAAACATTATCACAAGACTTTGCGCGTAACCGCCAAATCCACAATTGCTGGCTGTTAACTCATGCTGGTGAGGAATAA
- a CDS encoding cell division protein ZapC: MIIKPDDRWRWYFDVEQQRLMLDLANGMVFRSRFPSKMLSESACQSASFTVDDAALYYGYDEQIRQIDMPSESRAELALNALIAHRFLKPLMPKSWYFEVNNNPTNPYLSQVVGASLKEGNETALFLVAEVGTQACLCLLAQPQLTLFDRTLNFCDPIKIMNDRLSNYHKESESGSFLYEKVI, encoded by the coding sequence GTGATAATAAAACCCGATGATCGCTGGCGTTGGTATTTTGATGTTGAGCAACAAAGATTAATGCTTGATTTAGCCAATGGCATGGTTTTTCGTTCTCGCTTTCCAAGCAAAATGCTAAGTGAGAGTGCTTGCCAATCAGCATCTTTTACCGTCGATGACGCAGCTCTTTATTATGGATATGATGAGCAGATCCGCCAGATTGATATGCCGTCAGAATCAAGAGCTGAATTAGCTTTAAATGCATTAATAGCCCATCGCTTTTTAAAACCGCTGATGCCTAAGAGTTGGTATTTTGAAGTTAACAATAATCCAACCAACCCTTATTTATCGCAAGTGGTAGGGGCTTCATTAAAAGAAGGTAATGAAACAGCCCTTTTTTTAGTGGCAGAAGTAGGTACTCAAGCTTGTTTATGCTTATTAGCGCAACCTCAATTAACGTTATTCGATAGAACACTTAATTTTTGTGACCCAATAAAAATTATGAATGACAGGTTAAGCAATTACCATAAAGAATCGGAGTCAGGATCATTTTTGTACGAAAAAGTTATTTAA
- the pyrD gene encoding quinone-dependent dihydroorotate dehydrogenase, translated as MYYSLVRKALFRLDPERAHDFTFRQLKRLSHSPFQFLIQQSLPSKPVSCMGLSFKNPLGLAAGLDKNGDCIDALGAMGFGFIEVGTVTPRPQVGNDKPRLFRLVEAEGLINRMGFNNLGVDNLIENVKQSRYGGVLGINIGKNKDTPVEQGKDDYLICMEKVYAHAGYIAINISSPNTPGLRTLQYGEALDDLLSAIKNKQLELQGKYQKYVPVAVKIAPDLTHEELIQVADSLVRHHIDGVIATNTTLDKSLVSGLDHCNEAGGLSGRPVQSKSTQIIRQLNEELKGALPIIGVGGIDSLTAAREKMDAGASLIQVYSGFIYQGPALIKSIINHI; from the coding sequence ATGTATTATTCCTTAGTAAGGAAGGCATTGTTTCGGCTAGATCCTGAACGTGCCCATGATTTTACCTTCCGTCAGTTAAAACGTTTATCTCATTCCCCATTTCAATTTCTTATTCAGCAATCACTTCCTTCAAAACCTGTTTCCTGTATGGGACTCTCATTTAAAAATCCACTTGGTCTTGCTGCTGGTCTTGATAAGAACGGTGATTGTATCGATGCCCTTGGTGCTATGGGATTTGGTTTTATTGAAGTCGGCACAGTGACACCACGCCCTCAAGTGGGAAATGATAAACCGCGTTTGTTTCGGTTAGTGGAAGCTGAAGGGTTAATTAACCGTATGGGATTTAATAATCTCGGTGTTGATAATCTTATTGAAAATGTAAAACAATCTCGTTATGGCGGTGTGCTAGGTATTAATATTGGTAAAAATAAAGATACTCCTGTAGAGCAAGGCAAAGACGATTATCTGATTTGCATGGAAAAAGTTTATGCACATGCTGGTTATATCGCGATTAATATTTCATCCCCAAATACTCCAGGCTTGCGTACACTGCAATATGGCGAAGCATTAGACGATTTGTTATCTGCAATTAAAAATAAACAATTAGAGTTGCAAGGAAAATATCAAAAATATGTTCCTGTTGCCGTCAAAATTGCACCTGATTTAACACATGAAGAATTAATTCAAGTTGCAGATAGCTTAGTGCGTCATCATATTGATGGTGTTATTGCGACAAATACCACATTAGATAAGTCATTAGTCAGTGGATTAGATCATTGTAATGAAGCTGGGGGATTAAGTGGTCGTCCTGTTCAATCAAAAAGCACACAAATAATTCGCCAATTAAATGAAGAATTAAAAGGCGCATTACCTATTATTGGTGTAGGTGGAATTGATTCATTAACAGCAGCCAGAGAAAAAATGGATGCCGGTGCTTCTCTTATTCAAGTCTATTCAGGATTCATTTATCAAGGTCCTGCACTTATCAAATCCATAATTAATCACATATAA